ACAAGGCCGTCCAGCGCAGCGCCCACGCCGTCGCGATCGGCCCGGTGCTGCAGGGGTTGAACAAGCCCGTCAACGACCTGTCGCGCGGAGCGCTCGTGGAGGACATCGTGAACACCGTGGCCATCACCGCGATCCAGGCGCAGGACAGCTGATGGCCGCGGAGAGCGCGATCCTCGTCCTCAACGCCGGGTCGTCGTCGCTGAAGTTCCAGGTGGTGGTCCCCGAGACGGCCGACGTGCTGACCAAGGGCCTCGTCGAGCGGATCGGCGAGGACGGCAGCGACGTCCCCGACCACGGGGCCGCCATGGGCGTGGTCACCGACCAGCTCGCCGAGGCCGGCGTGGACCGTACGGGGCTCCGCGCGGTCGGGCACCGC
This is a stretch of genomic DNA from Microlunatus antarcticus. It encodes these proteins:
- a CDS encoding phosphate acyltransferase, which translates into the protein KAVQRSAHAVAIGPVLQGLNKPVNDLSRGALVEDIVNTVAITAIQAQDS